The following are from one region of the Pseudorasbora parva isolate DD20220531a chromosome 12, ASM2467924v1, whole genome shotgun sequence genome:
- the p4hb gene encoding protein disulfide-isomerase, producing MLKLLVVCALAAVISADIPEEEDVLVLKKSNFEEALKTYPNVLVEFYAPWCGHCKALAPEYAKAAGMLKAEGSVIRLAKVDATEESELAQEFGVRGYPTIKFFKGGEKENPKEYSAGRQADDIVNWLKKRTGPAASTLSDVTQAESLIADNEVAVIGFFKDVESEDAKAFVKTAEAVDDIPFGITSDDAVFSKFEVAKDGIVLFKKFDEGRNTFDGEISKENLLPFIKANQLPLVIEFTEQTAPKIFGGDIKSHILMFVPKTAKDFQDKMDQFKKAAEGFKGKILFIFIDSDVDDNQRILEFFGLKKEECPAIRLITLEEEMTKYRPETSEITSENIITFCTAFTEGKLKPHLMSQDIPEDWDKNPVKVLVGKNFEEVAFNPAKNVFVEFYAPWCGHCKQLAPIWDQLGEKFQDNANIVVAKMDSTANEIEDVKVHSFPTLKFFPAGDDRKVIDYNGERTLDGFTKFLESGGKEGGAPVGDEDEESEDLDLDDAEEDSDVEEGHDEL from the exons ATGCTGAAGTTGTTGGTTGTGTGTGCACTGGCCGCTGTGATATCGGCTGATATCCCCGAGGAGGAGGACGTGCTTGTACTGAAGAAAAGTAACTTCGAGGAGGCGCTCAAAACTTACCCAAATGTCCTTGTTGAGTTTT ATGCGCCATGGTGTGGGCACTGCAAGGCCCTGGCTCCCGAATATGCCAAAGCAGCTGGTATGCTGAAAGCTGAAGGCTCTGTCATCAGACTAGCTAAGGTAGATGCCACAGAGGAATCTGAGCTCGCTCAAGAGTTTGGTGTTCGTGGATATCCCACCATCAAGTTCTTTAAGGGAGGAGAGAAGGAGAACCCCAAGGAGTACTCTG CTGGTCGACAGGCTGATGACATCGTCAACTGGCTGAAAAAGAGAACTGGCCCTGCAGCCTCTACATTAAGTGATGTGACACAGGCAGAGTCTCTTATTGCTGATAATGAGGTTGCAGTTATTGGGTTCTTTAAG GATGTTGAATCAGAAGACGCCAAGGCCTTTGTTAAAACTGCAGAGGCTGTGGATGACATACCCTTTGGCATCACCTCTGATGATGCAGTCTTTTCAAAGTTTGAAGTTGCCAAGGATGGCATTGTGCTTTTTAAAAAG TTTGATGAGGGTCGGAATACTTTTGATGGCGAGATCAGCAAAGAAAATTTACTGCCCTTCATCAAGGCCAACCAGCTTCCCCTGGTCATTGAGTTTACAGAGCAG ACTGCTCCCAAAATATTTGGAGGTGACATCAAATCCCACATCCTAATGTTTGTACCCAAAACGGCCAAAGACTTCCAGGACAAGATGGACCAATTTAAGAAGGCAGCAGAGGGCTTCAAAGGCAAG ATTCTCTTCATCTTTATTGACAGTGATGTGGATGATAATCAGCGAATTCTGGAGTTCTTTGGTCTTAAGAAGGAAGAGTGCCCTGCGATCCGCCTCATCACCCTCGAGGAAGAGATGACCAAATACAGACCAGAAACCTCAGAAATCACATCAGAGAACATCATTACCTTCTGCACAGCCTTTACAGAGGGGAAACTAAAG CCTCATCTAATGAGTCAGGACATTCCTGAAGACTGGGATAAGAACCCTGTCAAGGTCTTGGTGGGAAAGAACTTTGAAGAGGTTGCCTTCAACCCTGCTAAAAATGTCTTTGTAGAGTTTT aTGCCCCATGGTGTGGTCACTGCAAGCAGCTGGCACCCATCTGGGATCAATTGGGTGAGAAATTCCAAGACAATGCAaacattgttgtggccaagatGGACTCAACAGCTAATGAAATTGAAGATGTCAAAGTACATAGCTTCCCCACGCTAAAGTTCTTCCCTGCTGGTGATGACCGTAAG gTAATTGACTACAATGGTGAGAGAACACTTGATGGATTCACAAAGTTTTTGGAGAGTGGAGGAAAAGAAGGTGGAGCACCAGTGGGAGATGAGGATGAGGAATCAGAG GATCTGGATCTTGATGATGCAGAGGAGGATTCAGATGTGGAAGAGGGACACGATGAATTATAA